A genomic stretch from Rhinatrema bivittatum chromosome 9, aRhiBiv1.1, whole genome shotgun sequence includes:
- the PTMA gene encoding prothymosin alpha gives MSDTAVDTSPEKPVKDLKEKKEVVEEKETGKDKAANGNAENEENGEQEADNEVDEEDEEECGDEEDEEEEAEGEDEDDDDEAAGTRGKRAAEDEDDDKVDPKKQKTEDDD, from the exons ATGTCAGACACAGCCGTGGATACCAGTCCCGAGAAACCCGTGAAG GATCTAAAAGAGAAGAAGGAAGTAGTTGAAGAGAAAGAAACCGGAAAAGACAAagcagccaatgggaatgca gagaatGAGGAGAATGGAGAACAGGAAGCAGACAATGAGGTAGACGAGGAGGATGAAGAGGAATGCGGAGACGAGGAagacgaggaggaggaagcagaag GTGAGgatgaggatgatgatgatgaagcaGCAGGAACCAGAGGCAAACGGGCAGCTGAAGACGAGGAT gatGACAAAGTTGACCCCAAGAAGCAGAAAACGGAAGATGATGACTAG